From one Sphingomonas sp. BT-65 genomic stretch:
- a CDS encoding serine hydrolase: MLRHVAVLLLLAAPAAAQDAPLDRALADFRKLHRAEVERANIAGSSFYLVRDGRTLAADHLGEQDADAHVPVDAQTIYHWASITKTMTGIAIMQLRERGLLSLDDPIVKYVPELACVHNPFGDTGAITIRQLMSHSAGFRNGTWPWRDKDWQPFEPPSWKQLEAMLPYTEVQFKPGSRFSYSNPGIVYLGQVIERLSGEDYEVYIDKNILKPLGMHASYFDRTPPHLLRHRSHSYYIRNDERTAAPFDADTGVTVSNGGLNAPMPDMARYVAFLLGDPARQAEYDLILKRASLEEMWRPQLSAGDDFSQGRMATTTQVGLSFFIDRTDGIRVIGHNGDQNGFRAYLSLCPDQRLGTLLAFNTETRGVRNDPSNRETAESRMALATDALCRAAG, encoded by the coding sequence ATGCTCCGCCACGTCGCCGTCCTTCTGCTGCTCGCTGCGCCCGCCGCCGCGCAGGATGCCCCGCTCGACCGTGCCCTTGCCGATTTCCGCAAGCTCCACCGCGCCGAGGTGGAGCGCGCGAACATCGCCGGCAGCAGCTTCTACCTCGTGCGTGACGGCCGCACGCTCGCCGCCGACCATCTCGGCGAGCAGGATGCCGACGCCCATGTGCCGGTCGATGCGCAGACCATCTATCACTGGGCGTCGATCACCAAGACGATGACCGGTATCGCGATCATGCAGCTGCGCGAGCGCGGGCTGCTGTCGCTCGACGACCCGATCGTGAAATACGTCCCCGAGCTTGCTTGCGTCCACAACCCGTTCGGCGACACCGGCGCGATCACGATCCGCCAGCTGATGAGTCACAGCGCGGGCTTCCGCAACGGCACCTGGCCGTGGCGCGACAAGGACTGGCAGCCGTTCGAGCCGCCGAGCTGGAAACAGCTCGAGGCGATGCTCCCTTATACCGAAGTCCAGTTCAAACCCGGCAGCCGCTTCAGCTATTCCAATCCCGGCATCGTCTATCTGGGGCAGGTGATCGAGCGCCTCTCGGGCGAGGATTACGAAGTCTATATCGACAAGAACATTCTGAAGCCGCTCGGCATGCACGCCAGCTATTTCGACCGCACCCCGCCGCACCTGCTCCGCCATCGTTCGCACAGCTATTATATCCGCAACGACGAGCGCACCGCCGCGCCGTTCGACGCCGACACCGGCGTGACGGTCTCCAACGGCGGCCTCAATGCGCCGATGCCCGACATGGCGCGATACGTCGCGTTCCTGCTTGGCGACCCGGCGCGCCAGGCCGAATACGACCTGATCCTCAAGCGCGCCTCGCTCGAGGAGATGTGGCGCCCCCAGCTCTCCGCGGGCGATGACTTCAGCCAGGGCCGCATGGCGACGACCACGCAAGTCGGCCTGTCCTTCTTCATCGACCGCACCGACGGCATCCGCGTCATCGGCCACAATGGCGACCAGAACGGCTTCCGCGCCTATCTCAGCCTGTGCCCCGACCAGCGCCTCGGCACATTGCTTGCGTTCAACACCGAGACGCGCGGCGTGCGCAACGACCCGAGCAACCGCGAGACGGCGGAGTCGCGCATGGCGCTGGCGACGGATGCGCTGTGCCGGGCGGCGGGGTAG
- a CDS encoding penicillin acylase family protein, whose protein sequence is MFNRRGFLLGSAATLAAVPAAGASIRVRPMTVASNRTVAGLSAPIEIVDDQFGIPHIRAAAIPDAFFGQGYVVARDRLFQIDLAYRRDLGRLAEAFGPKFAKHDAVARLFRFRGDLDAELARIPAGVLACARAYVAGINARIDEVTADPAQLPLEYGILGIAPLKWDFENLVRQREASEGNTDDSVRRAQLAALGLLDLDAIVAPLRPAWKMTVPKGLDAAAVTDADLGVLRIGRLPFGGEPPAADPAAPAPRVSSLDRATSADRGNAGSNAWTIAPSRSATGRPILANDPHLGIGGFSPRHVAHLTAPGLDVIGGGSPGLPGIMQGHTDRFAFGRTNFHIDQSDLFILELHPEDPEQYRHGGGWKRFETVQETIPVKGGAAEMVTHRYAVQGPVIAHDPARRRASVLTTVAMQPGAADCFAMIAINLSKDWASLRKAFAFHPSPTNFHYADIDGNTGWQVIGFVPVRKAGDGLLPVPGDGSHDWTGMRDFSALPSAYNPAKGWFASANQNNLPDNWPRDRIPAFSFRDPYRYERIADVLKAQPRHSIADSVALQHDTLSTPARQFLALLPRNPSAAAKPAVDMLRGWNARLDADSAPAALFEIVWRDLAKRMLAAIVPAQAKNLVTEIAPSILLGLLAKPDARLGADPQGARDALLDAALVAGWASAQQLLGPDPAAWRWGTLHQVRLRHPLSAIPAIAKAFPAIEGQGSGGDGFTVMARWLGSGPGWNVGGGSSYQQVVDVGAWDNSRILIIPGQSIDPRSPHYRDQYSSWIAGDTLPLLYSRAAVDKAAAARTTLKPS, encoded by the coding sequence ATGTTCAACCGTCGTGGATTCCTGCTGGGTTCGGCTGCCACGCTGGCCGCGGTTCCGGCTGCCGGCGCATCGATACGGGTTCGTCCGATGACCGTTGCAAGCAACCGGACCGTCGCAGGCCTCAGCGCACCCATCGAGATCGTCGACGACCAATTCGGCATTCCGCATATCCGCGCCGCGGCCATCCCCGACGCGTTCTTCGGTCAGGGCTATGTCGTCGCGCGCGACCGGCTGTTCCAGATCGACCTCGCCTATCGCCGCGACCTTGGCCGCCTCGCCGAGGCGTTCGGCCCCAAATTCGCGAAGCACGACGCGGTCGCACGCCTGTTCCGCTTCCGCGGCGATCTCGATGCCGAGCTGGCGCGCATCCCCGCCGGCGTCCTCGCCTGCGCCCGCGCCTATGTCGCCGGGATCAACGCGCGCATCGACGAGGTGACCGCCGACCCTGCGCAGCTCCCGCTCGAATACGGCATCCTCGGCATCGCCCCGCTCAAATGGGACTTCGAGAATCTGGTGCGCCAGCGCGAGGCGTCGGAGGGCAATACCGATGACAGCGTCCGCCGCGCCCAGCTCGCCGCGCTCGGCCTGCTCGATCTCGACGCGATCGTCGCGCCGCTGCGCCCGGCGTGGAAGATGACCGTGCCCAAGGGGCTCGACGCCGCCGCGGTCACCGACGCCGATCTCGGCGTGCTCCGCATCGGCCGGCTGCCCTTTGGCGGGGAGCCGCCCGCGGCCGATCCCGCCGCGCCCGCGCCCCGCGTCTCCTCGCTCGATCGCGCTACGTCCGCGGATCGGGGCAACGCCGGCAGCAACGCCTGGACGATCGCGCCGTCGCGCAGCGCCACCGGTCGCCCGATCCTCGCCAACGATCCGCATCTCGGCATCGGCGGCTTCAGCCCGCGCCACGTCGCGCACCTGACCGCGCCCGGCCTCGACGTGATCGGCGGCGGTTCGCCCGGCCTGCCCGGCATCATGCAGGGGCACACCGACCGCTTCGCCTTCGGCCGCACCAATTTCCATATCGACCAGAGCGACCTGTTCATCCTCGAGCTCCACCCCGAGGACCCCGAGCAATATCGTCACGGGGGCGGCTGGAAGCGCTTCGAGACGGTGCAGGAGACGATCCCGGTCAAGGGCGGCGCCGCCGAGATGGTGACGCATCGCTATGCCGTGCAGGGCCCGGTGATCGCGCACGATCCCGCCCGCCGCCGCGCCAGCGTGCTCACCACCGTTGCGATGCAGCCGGGCGCCGCCGATTGCTTCGCGATGATCGCGATCAACCTGTCGAAGGACTGGGCCAGCCTGCGCAAGGCGTTCGCCTTCCACCCGTCGCCGACCAACTTCCACTATGCCGATATCGACGGCAATACCGGCTGGCAGGTGATCGGCTTCGTGCCGGTGCGCAAGGCCGGGGACGGCCTGCTCCCTGTGCCCGGTGACGGCAGCCACGACTGGACCGGGATGCGCGACTTCAGCGCGCTGCCCAGCGCGTACAACCCGGCCAAGGGCTGGTTCGCCTCGGCCAACCAGAACAATCTTCCCGATAACTGGCCGCGCGACCGCATCCCGGCCTTCTCGTTCCGCGATCCGTACCGCTACGAGCGCATCGCCGACGTGCTCAAGGCCCAGCCCAGGCACAGCATCGCCGACAGCGTCGCGCTCCAGCACGACACGCTCTCCACCCCCGCGCGCCAGTTCCTCGCTTTGCTCCCGCGCAACCCCTCAGCGGCGGCAAAGCCCGCGGTCGACATGCTGCGTGGCTGGAACGCCCGGCTCGACGCCGATAGCGCCCCCGCCGCCCTGTTCGAGATCGTCTGGCGCGACCTCGCCAAGCGCATGCTCGCCGCGATCGTGCCCGCGCAGGCGAAGAACCTCGTCACCGAGATCGCCCCCTCGATCCTGCTCGGCCTGCTCGCCAAGCCCGACGCGCGGCTCGGCGCCGATCCGCAGGGCGCGCGTGACGCGCTGCTCGACGCGGCGCTCGTCGCCGGCTGGGCATCGGCGCAGCAGCTGCTCGGTCCTGATCCCGCCGCATGGCGCTGGGGCACGCTCCACCAGGTCCGCCTGCGCCACCCGCTCTCGGCGATCCCCGCCATCGCCAAGGCGTTCCCGGCGATCGAGGGGCAGGGATCGGGCGGCGACGGCTTCACCGTGATGGCGCGCTGGCTCGGCTCGGGCCCGGGCTGGAACGTCGGCGGCGGATCGAGCTACCAGCAAGTGGTCGATGTCGGCGCGTGGGACAATTCACGGATCCTGATCATCCCTGGCCAGTCGATCGATCCGCGCTCGCCGCATTATCGCGACCAATATAGCTCGTGGATCGCCGGCGACACGCTCCCCTTGCTCTACAGCCGCGCCGCGGTGGATAAGGCCGCAGCCGCGCGCACCACGCTGAAGCCGTCCTGA
- a CDS encoding RNA polymerase sigma factor: protein MHAIDRDRTRWFLRNILPHEQALRTWLTRRQPMGLDVDDIIQEAYAILADLETVEEIRFPRAYLFQVARSVITKHVRRARVVSIRTMDDLTELEHADDRPSPECIAIDRDQLRRLAEAIGAMPDRTQEAFMLRRVEGLPQREIAARMAISENTVEKHISRGLRFLVDWFGHGGNALAEASRVQTRPGRGHDSGEKSLWQGGREGR from the coding sequence ATGCACGCGATCGATCGGGACCGGACGCGATGGTTCCTCCGCAACATCCTGCCGCACGAGCAGGCGCTGCGGACCTGGCTCACGCGCCGCCAGCCGATGGGCCTCGACGTCGACGACATCATCCAGGAGGCCTATGCCATCCTCGCCGATCTCGAGACGGTCGAGGAGATTCGCTTCCCCCGCGCGTATCTGTTCCAGGTCGCGCGCTCGGTGATCACCAAGCATGTGCGGCGCGCCCGGGTGGTGTCGATCCGCACGATGGACGACCTCACCGAACTGGAACACGCCGACGACCGTCCGTCGCCCGAATGCATCGCGATCGACCGCGACCAGCTGCGGCGGCTGGCCGAGGCGATCGGCGCGATGCCCGACCGCACGCAGGAGGCGTTCATGCTGCGCCGCGTCGAGGGCCTGCCGCAGCGCGAGATCGCCGCGCGCATGGCGATTTCCGAGAATACCGTGGAAAAACACATCTCGCGCGGGCTCCGTTTTCTCGTCGATTGGTTTGGTCATGGCGGAAATGCTCTGGCAGAAGCCTCTAGGGTCCAAACCCGACCAGGACGTGGGCATGACAGTGGCGAAAAAAGTCTGTGGCAAGGCGGTCGCGAAGGCAGGTAG
- a CDS encoding FecR domain-containing protein, with protein sequence MTERESSRYIDATAADWIARLDRGPLSQEEAQALEAWLDGDPRRRGALLRADALSLLSESAGALGSQFDPAHFAPPAPPPSVPTVSRRKLLAWTGAGGLAAASIGVLAIGIQPAAAITTGLGEVRLVTLDDGSTVMLNTQSSMRVRYGDRVRRVELLYGEAYFTVVPDQRRPFVVDLPGQPLRAARGTFRVRKLEGKPVDILVDQGGVSLGAAGTADAVFLRPNMRLTLPEAASAPLPAPETLSADHVSRALAWREGKIAFEGERLDEAAAEFARYSKTRIEIRDPALASEPVTGLFAASDPAGFGRAVASVFDARVEQQGDAVILTR encoded by the coding sequence ATGACCGAGCGCGAATCCAGTCGGTACATTGACGCGACGGCTGCCGACTGGATTGCGCGGCTCGACCGCGGGCCGCTCTCACAAGAGGAAGCACAGGCGCTCGAAGCGTGGCTGGACGGCGATCCGCGGCGGCGCGGCGCATTGCTGCGTGCCGACGCGCTGTCGCTGCTGAGCGAGTCCGCGGGTGCGCTCGGGTCGCAATTCGATCCCGCGCACTTCGCGCCGCCCGCACCGCCGCCATCCGTGCCAACGGTCTCGCGGCGCAAGCTGCTCGCCTGGACCGGCGCGGGCGGGCTGGCCGCGGCGTCGATCGGCGTGCTGGCGATCGGCATCCAACCCGCCGCGGCGATCACCACCGGGCTCGGCGAGGTGCGGCTGGTCACGCTCGACGACGGCTCGACCGTGATGCTCAACACCCAGAGCAGCATGCGGGTGCGCTATGGCGATCGCGTGCGCCGGGTCGAGCTGCTCTATGGCGAGGCCTATTTCACCGTGGTGCCGGACCAGCGCCGGCCATTCGTGGTCGACCTGCCCGGCCAGCCGCTGCGCGCCGCGCGCGGGACGTTCCGCGTGCGCAAGCTCGAGGGCAAGCCGGTCGACATCCTGGTCGACCAGGGCGGGGTGTCGCTGGGCGCGGCGGGAACCGCGGACGCGGTGTTCCTGCGCCCCAACATGCGGCTGACTTTGCCCGAGGCGGCGAGCGCCCCCCTCCCGGCGCCGGAGACGCTCTCGGCCGACCATGTCTCGCGCGCGCTGGCGTGGCGCGAGGGCAAGATCGCGTTCGAGGGCGAGCGGCTCGACGAGGCGGCGGCGGAGTTCGCGCGCTACAGCAAGACGCGGATCGAGATCCGCGATCCCGCGCTGGCGAGCGAGCCGGTCACCGGGCTGTTCGCAGCGAGCGACCCGGCGGGCTTCGGCCGGGCGGTCGCCAGCGTGTTCGACGCGCGGGTCGAGCAGCAGGGCGACGCAGTGATCCTGACGCGGTAG
- a CDS encoding TonB-dependent receptor domain-containing protein, translating into MFIRNSILSGTAVIALVAAAPAQAQDRAFDLAAQPAVKAIPEFARQAHIQIVASARDLEGVRTPAIKGRMDVRAALRRLIAGTPLRIASDDGQVVTLRSTRAPASPQSGRAVGQGTLAGRVLNTATGEYVRNAEIRVEGTTIVAYSDEGGNFRLAGLPAGQVTLVVRYTGLQEVRTTATVAAGEVATLNVDLNAQSFAANDEIESVTITAARDGQAAAIMERRAAMNAKTVVAADNYGGLTMGDVGEFMKNMPGISLDYTEVDATAVRIGGLDPKYSTFTTDGARMATATSNNNNGRQNSFEQMSITGIESIELNNTLTANMDADSPGGSINLRSKYAFQRKGRQLRFQVGGVGTSDSAFTAAYFPDDRKHPRIYPSAQVGYNDVFLDGRLGIAFNASYNANYVQQDRIQTDWSYLPDGRVMPYQVMWRPGPKFTSRTAANLALDYKITDKLAFSLRSTYSFYDVEYFNQYTFLIFGTTTVSRATADSTPTHIVVNPSGTNTRLHTQYSHRYAGTPAFLVAPKLEYRGDTFEALLRTSYSSSEFNFRDNSKGFFQRTDSYLTRIGFTLDRASEDSNAWTLTQTAGRPWGDPRSFNRDDDIGNNIRTAESDAVNEMYGVNLDLKKKLELGGVPVTLMAGGLVRTNDWRTNEGSFDQFQYVGPTGDLTQRAPEAVIPWTQFYQFQIHGFDAGNMNAQNWRADNNYAMYDIYREHPEYFVPDTLGNLKRDLDNNKRVKEDVYAGYAEVQARAGRASFDLGLRYEKTKTAARVANIRPLSEVVAAGYPVNASGPTTTQGLLYQYNGGTYSTRHGEYQDWFLSGGIKYDFTDKLVGQISFSDSILRPDYGNLGGVVSVNDTTMIVTVPNPLLKPEHSTKYYARLQYFLEPSGIIAVSGFKLDIKDMQITGIEVDPEDVGFDPDDYAGYTFRSAQNAPGTSTNNGLTLEYDQQLTFLPGALKGFGLRGSFTLVDPDDERQNLPKQSANWGLRYSRSGFDFQLTGNWQSSYRTSALSNTPTTANNGILYRAERELWNISASYKINRNFEVMLAGRNIFNAPDIVYSNVRSRVQQYSIYGSMWNLGIKGSF; encoded by the coding sequence ATGTTCATCCGCAATTCGATCCTGTCCGGCACGGCGGTCATCGCGCTCGTCGCGGCGGCGCCGGCGCAGGCACAGGACCGCGCATTCGACCTCGCCGCGCAGCCGGCGGTCAAGGCGATCCCGGAATTCGCGCGCCAGGCGCATATCCAGATCGTCGCCTCGGCGCGCGACCTGGAGGGCGTGCGCACGCCCGCGATCAAGGGCCGGATGGACGTGCGCGCGGCGCTGCGCCGCCTGATCGCCGGCACGCCGCTGCGGATCGCAAGCGACGACGGCCAGGTGGTGACGTTGCGCTCGACACGCGCGCCGGCTTCGCCGCAGTCGGGCCGGGCGGTGGGCCAGGGCACGCTGGCGGGGCGCGTGCTCAACACCGCGACCGGTGAGTATGTCCGCAATGCCGAGATCCGGGTCGAGGGCACGACGATCGTCGCCTATTCGGATGAGGGCGGTAACTTCCGCCTCGCCGGGCTTCCCGCCGGGCAGGTGACGCTGGTGGTCCGCTATACCGGCCTGCAGGAAGTGCGGACGACCGCGACCGTCGCCGCTGGCGAGGTCGCGACGCTCAATGTCGATCTCAACGCCCAGTCCTTCGCCGCGAACGACGAGATCGAGTCGGTGACGATCACCGCGGCGCGCGACGGTCAGGCGGCCGCGATCATGGAGCGCCGCGCGGCGATGAACGCCAAGACCGTGGTCGCCGCCGACAATTATGGCGGCCTCACCATGGGCGATGTCGGCGAGTTCATGAAGAACATGCCGGGCATCTCGCTCGACTATACCGAGGTCGACGCGACCGCGGTGCGCATCGGCGGGCTCGATCCCAAATATTCGACCTTCACCACCGACGGCGCGCGCATGGCGACCGCGACGTCGAACAACAACAATGGCCGCCAGAACTCGTTCGAGCAGATGTCGATCACCGGCATCGAATCGATCGAGCTCAACAACACGCTGACCGCGAACATGGACGCGGATTCGCCGGGCGGCAGCATCAACCTGCGCAGCAAATACGCGTTCCAGCGTAAGGGCCGCCAGCTGCGCTTCCAGGTGGGCGGCGTGGGCACCTCCGACTCCGCTTTCACCGCCGCCTATTTCCCCGACGACCGCAAGCACCCGCGCATCTACCCCTCGGCACAGGTCGGCTATAACGACGTGTTCCTCGACGGGCGGCTCGGCATCGCGTTCAACGCGAGCTACAACGCCAACTACGTCCAGCAGGACCGCATCCAGACCGACTGGTCCTACCTGCCCGACGGGCGCGTGATGCCCTATCAGGTGATGTGGCGCCCGGGCCCCAAATTCACCAGCCGCACCGCCGCGAACCTGGCGCTCGACTACAAGATCACCGACAAGCTCGCCTTCTCGCTGCGCAGCACCTATTCCTTCTACGACGTCGAATATTTCAACCAGTATACCTTCCTGATCTTCGGCACGACGACGGTGTCGCGCGCGACCGCGGATTCGACGCCGACGCACATCGTGGTCAACCCAAGCGGCACCAACACCCGCCTGCACACGCAATATTCGCACCGCTATGCCGGCACGCCGGCGTTCCTCGTCGCGCCCAAGCTGGAGTATCGCGGCGACACGTTCGAGGCGCTGCTGCGCACCAGCTATTCGAGCTCCGAGTTCAACTTCCGCGACAACAGCAAGGGGTTCTTCCAGCGCACCGACAGCTACCTGACGCGGATCGGCTTCACGCTCGACCGCGCGTCGGAGGACTCGAACGCCTGGACGCTGACCCAGACCGCGGGCCGGCCATGGGGCGATCCGCGCAGCTTCAACCGCGACGACGATATCGGCAACAATATCCGCACCGCCGAGTCCGACGCGGTGAACGAGATGTACGGGGTCAATCTCGACCTCAAGAAGAAGCTCGAGCTGGGCGGCGTGCCGGTCACGCTGATGGCGGGCGGCCTGGTGCGCACCAATGACTGGCGGACCAACGAAGGCTCGTTCGACCAGTTCCAATATGTCGGCCCGACCGGTGACCTGACCCAGCGCGCGCCCGAGGCGGTGATCCCCTGGACGCAATTCTACCAGTTCCAGATCCACGGCTTCGACGCGGGCAACATGAACGCCCAGAACTGGCGCGCCGACAACAATTACGCGATGTACGACATCTATCGCGAGCATCCCGAATATTTCGTGCCGGACACGCTCGGCAATTTGAAGCGCGACCTCGACAACAACAAGCGCGTCAAGGAAGACGTCTATGCCGGCTATGCCGAGGTGCAGGCGCGCGCCGGGCGGGCGTCGTTCGACCTGGGCCTGCGCTACGAGAAGACCAAGACCGCGGCGCGCGTCGCCAACATCCGCCCGCTCTCGGAGGTGGTGGCAGCCGGCTACCCGGTGAATGCGAGTGGCCCGACGACCACCCAGGGCCTGCTCTACCAGTATAATGGCGGCACCTATTCGACGCGCCACGGCGAATATCAGGACTGGTTCCTGAGCGGCGGGATCAAGTACGACTTCACCGACAAGCTGGTCGGGCAGATCTCGTTCAGCGATTCGATCCTGCGCCCCGACTACGGCAATCTCGGCGGCGTGGTCTCGGTCAACGACACCACGATGATCGTGACCGTGCCCAACCCGCTGCTCAAGCCCGAGCATTCGACCAAATATTATGCGCGGCTGCAGTACTTCCTCGAGCCGTCGGGCATCATCGCGGTGTCGGGCTTCAAGCTCGACATCAAGGACATGCAGATCACCGGGATCGAGGTGGATCCAGAGGATGTCGGCTTCGATCCCGACGACTATGCCGGCTACACCTTCCGCAGCGCGCAGAACGCGCCGGGCACCAGCACCAACAACGGCCTGACACTGGAATATGACCAGCAGCTCACCTTCCTGCCGGGCGCGCTCAAGGGCTTCGGCCTGCGCGGATCGTTCACGCTGGTCGATCCCGACGACGAGCGCCAGAACCTGCCCAAGCAGTCGGCGAACTGGGGCCTGCGCTACAGCCGCAGCGGGTTCGACTTCCAGCTCACCGGCAACTGGCAGTCGAGCTATCGCACCAGCGCGCTCAGCAACACGCCGACCACCGCCAACAACGGCATCCTCTATCGCGCCGAGCGCGAGCTGTGGAACATCAGCGCGAGCTACAAGATCAACAGGAATTTCGAGGTGATGCTGGCCGGCCGCAACATCTTCAACGCGCCCGACATCGTCTATTCGAACGTGCGCAGCCGGGTGCAGCAGTACAGCATCTATGGCTCGATGTGGAACCTCGGGATCAAGGGCAGCTTCTGA
- a CDS encoding alkaline phosphatase, protein MVLNIDRRQLVLGGGLGLGALLLPAGRGLAAELTGARGFTHNVASGEPGQDSMLLWTRYVPADGESIVRLDAEVALDREFTRKVSGGTVRTGAYRDWTAKITVDGLAPGTVYWYRFVGPDGAKSPVGRTKTLPGDNAARFGLGVFSCSNLPNGWFNAYGHAAARDDLDLWLHVGDYVYEYGNASYEGKRVEGRMLQPDHEMVALADYRLRFACYRADPDLQKLHQMAPMVALWDDHESTNDSYEWGANNHQPAREGEWNARRAAAMQAYREWLPVSDEPWKAYEIGTLATLYRTESRLLARTRPADLDAAFKAANPDAALSAFRDGEWQDPSATMLGTTQESWLAHALKANAKTSAWQLIGMATIIGRTVMPPAAVEWLKPDASAGTVAKFRNHIRAAKHGVPMWMDRWDGYPAARARLLRSAQRADADLVMLSGDSHNAWGYALAEDGKPAGVEFAGHAVTSGGMEGGMAADPRTVAQGFVAANPELKWADTSHRGYLMVEVTPQRVTGEWLFLDTIKERSTKLAGTHRMQVQRGRRAFA, encoded by the coding sequence ATGGTCCTGAACATCGATCGCCGGCAGCTGGTTCTGGGCGGCGGACTCGGGCTCGGCGCGCTGCTGCTGCCCGCGGGCCGCGGGCTCGCGGCGGAGCTGACCGGCGCGCGCGGCTTCACCCACAATGTCGCAAGCGGCGAGCCGGGGCAGGACTCGATGCTATTGTGGACGCGCTACGTCCCCGCGGACGGCGAGAGCATCGTGCGGCTCGACGCGGAGGTGGCGCTGGACCGCGAGTTCACGCGGAAAGTGTCAGGCGGGACCGTGCGCACCGGGGCGTATCGCGACTGGACCGCGAAGATCACGGTCGACGGGCTCGCACCGGGCACGGTCTATTGGTACCGCTTCGTCGGACCCGATGGAGCCAAGTCCCCAGTCGGGCGGACCAAGACGTTGCCCGGCGACAATGCTGCGCGCTTCGGGCTCGGCGTCTTCTCCTGTTCCAACCTGCCCAATGGCTGGTTCAACGCCTATGGCCATGCCGCGGCGCGCGACGATCTCGACCTGTGGCTGCATGTCGGCGACTATGTCTACGAGTACGGCAACGCGTCGTACGAGGGGAAGCGGGTCGAGGGGCGGATGCTCCAGCCCGACCACGAGATGGTCGCGCTGGCCGACTACCGGCTGCGCTTCGCCTGCTACCGCGCCGATCCGGACCTGCAGAAGCTGCACCAGATGGCGCCGATGGTCGCGCTGTGGGACGATCATGAATCGACCAACGACAGCTATGAATGGGGCGCGAACAACCACCAGCCGGCCAGGGAAGGCGAGTGGAACGCGCGCCGCGCCGCGGCGATGCAGGCCTATCGCGAGTGGCTGCCAGTGTCGGACGAGCCGTGGAAGGCTTATGAGATCGGCACGCTGGCGACGCTCTATCGTACCGAATCGCGGCTGCTCGCGCGGACCCGGCCGGCCGATCTCGACGCGGCGTTCAAGGCTGCCAATCCCGACGCCGCGCTGAGCGCGTTCCGCGACGGCGAATGGCAGGACCCCTCGGCGACGATGCTCGGCACCACGCAGGAAAGCTGGCTGGCGCATGCGCTCAAGGCCAATGCGAAGACCAGCGCATGGCAGCTGATCGGGATGGCGACGATCATCGGGCGGACGGTGATGCCGCCGGCCGCGGTCGAGTGGCTCAAGCCCGATGCGAGCGCGGGCACCGTCGCCAAGTTCCGCAACCATATCCGCGCGGCGAAGCATGGCGTGCCGATGTGGATGGACCGCTGGGACGGCTATCCCGCGGCGCGCGCGCGCCTGCTGCGTTCGGCGCAGCGTGCGGACGCCGATCTCGTCATGCTCTCGGGCGACAGCCACAATGCCTGGGGCTATGCGCTGGCCGAGGACGGCAAGCCCGCCGGCGTCGAGTTCGCCGGGCACGCGGTGACCTCGGGCGGGATGGAGGGCGGCATGGCGGCCGACCCGCGCACCGTGGCGCAAGGCTTCGTCGCCGCCAATCCCGAGCTCAAATGGGCCGACACCAGCCATCGCGGCTATCTGATGGTCGAGGTGACCCCGCAGCGCGTGACCGGCGAATGGCTGTTCCTCGATACGATCAAGGAGCGTTCGACCAAGCTCGCGGGAACGCACCGCATGCAGGTTCAGCGCGGGCGGAGGGCGTTCGCGTGA